In Kitasatospora fiedleri, a single window of DNA contains:
- a CDS encoding oxygenase MpaB family protein yields the protein MDAERGGVSSGGVQERLGLRERLGAALFARVAGPDGPAVRQRIHGTPGARWFAPDRPIRTVHGDASMFVGGLAALLVQSLHPSAMAAVAAHSGYRSDPWGRLQRTSTFLAVTTFGTADDARAAVDRVRAVHARVRGTTAAGLPYRADDPHLLAWVHAAETDSFLRAHQVYGARPLDAAGCDAYVADTAEVAAALGVQDPPRDLAALAAVLRSYRPELARTAEARAAARFLLFRPPLPLPVRPAYGALAAAATGLPAPEHRALLGLPSDPLSAAAVRPLGLAVVRAIRWAMPVPREQV from the coding sequence ATGGACGCGGAGCGCGGCGGGGTGTCGTCGGGCGGGGTGCAGGAGCGGCTCGGGCTGCGGGAGCGGTTGGGGGCGGCGCTGTTCGCGAGGGTGGCCGGGCCGGACGGGCCGGCGGTGCGGCAGCGCATCCACGGGACTCCGGGGGCGCGCTGGTTCGCTCCGGACCGGCCGATCCGGACGGTGCACGGTGACGCCTCGATGTTCGTCGGCGGGTTGGCCGCGCTGCTGGTCCAGTCGCTGCACCCGTCGGCCATGGCGGCGGTCGCCGCGCACTCCGGCTACCGCAGCGACCCGTGGGGGCGGCTCCAGCGCACCAGCACCTTCCTGGCCGTCACCACCTTCGGCACCGCGGACGACGCCCGGGCCGCGGTGGACCGGGTCCGCGCCGTGCACGCCCGCGTCCGTGGCACCACGGCCGCCGGGCTCCCCTACCGCGCCGACGACCCGCACCTGCTGGCCTGGGTGCACGCGGCGGAGACCGACAGTTTCCTGCGGGCCCACCAGGTGTACGGGGCACGGCCGTTGGACGCCGCGGGCTGTGACGCCTACGTGGCGGACACGGCCGAGGTGGCCGCCGCCCTCGGGGTGCAGGACCCGCCCCGCGACCTCGCGGCCCTCGCCGCCGTCCTGCGCTCCTACCGGCCGGAGCTGGCCAGGACGGCCGAGGCCCGGGCCGCCGCCCGCTTCCTGCTGTTCCGCCCGCCGCTCCCCCTGCCCGTGCGTCCCGCCTACGGCGCGCTGGCCGCGGCCGCCACGGGCCTGCCCGCCCCGGAACACCGCGCCCTGCTGGGCCTGCCGTCCGATCCCCTCAGCGCCGCGGCGGTCCGGCCGCTCGGTCTGGCCGTGGTGCGGGCGATCCGCTGGGCGATGCCCGTGCCCCGCGAACAGGTCTGA